CGACAGCCTCCAGATCAGCCGCGATCAGCCGCTCGGCCGCCCAGGGGGCCGCCCCGCTCAGGACGATCAGCGGCACCCGGATGGCACCGCCCCGCCGGAGCGCCTCCCCCTCCTCGGGCGCGGCCACGCCCAGGACCCGTGCGCCGGCCGCCACGAGGGTGCGCGCCGACTCGGCGGCGCCATGGCCATAGGCGTCCGCCTTGACGATCGGCAGCACTTCCTTGCCCGAGGCCTTGCCAATCGCGTGGAAGTTGTGTGCCAGCGCATCGAGATCGATGAAGGCGGCGGTGCGGCGGGCGCCGAGAGCGGTGGCCGCGATGCGGGAATCCGAGAGGGCAGCCGGCTCTGTATTCAAAAGCCCATCTCCTCCTCCTCGGGATAATCCTCGGAAGGGGTCACGGCGGTCACCGCCCGCTCGTGGAATGTGTCGAGGTTCGTGAACCGGGCATACTCGGGGAAGAACTTGAGGTCCACCTCATCGGTGGGGCCGTTGCGCTGCTTGGCAACAATGATCGTGGCAACGCCCTTCTTCGGTGATGACGGGTCGTAGTAGTCCTCCCGATAGATGAGCGCGACGACATCGGCGTCCTGCTCGATGGAGCCCGACTCGCGCAGATCGGCCA
This genomic stretch from bacterium harbors:
- a CDS encoding alanine racemase, whose translation is MNTEPAALSDSRIAATALGARRTAAFIDLDALAHNFHAIGKASGKEVLPIVKADAYGHGAAESARTLVAAGARVLGVAAPEEGEALRRGGAIRVPLIVLSGAAPWAAERLIAADLEAV